Within Vigna unguiculata cultivar IT97K-499-35 chromosome 2, ASM411807v1, whole genome shotgun sequence, the genomic segment taaatttaacttcaatTTTTGGAAGCAACAAAATtacttcatttaaaaaaaattgggattgAATTGCATAAAAATAACgaagatagaaaataaattgaatataaaagtgACATTGAGAGTGACATGTGTCAGTCACCCTGACACATGACATTATTGTCACGTGACAGAATACTAGCttaacatattacttttttttaaattaagaaaaataaaataaattaaaaaattaataaaacaatgaaCTAACACATGATATAAATTATTCGCTTTCTATTAATTGTTTAAACGAGTCCACCACAAGTAGATTTGATTCATCTAAAGATACTATGCAAAAATCGAATCCTAATCCTCCATAAACAAGTATAGAATGACTCTTTCAATGAAGATGTAAGTCACTGCTGCCAAGGCCTTCTCGATACAAATTCTCTCAAATATAGTAATTGCAACGCATTCATCCTATTTATATGGTTTtgtaattgtaaaaaaatacacaattaaatatattttttatttttaaattgttttaaaatttgtgttttatctattaattaaattatatatctacTTTATTCTTACATtctatgaaaataatatattttattaacaaataacaTATGGAGTTCATATTATAGATCAATGTATAACTTCCTTttgaaaaatcatataatacatttttctcAAAACATATAAAGGTTATATCATAGATTATTCAAAACATATGAATTTATATTAGATTATTGTCAACTTCATTTATAACAAGGAGAAACATTTTTTTACCGAGATGacatattatattacttttataaaatttaaaaataaattaatatataatttagtttaaaaataaaataatttatgataataatttggaaactagaattatatttaattcaattataaaattagataaagcTTGCAACAGATTTTGGTGACATTTTCACATTACGAACACACGTATAGATGATCATGCATGAAGAAACAATATGCTTCTTGATATCAAAGATGAACATGAATATTGAAATACTTTAGGCTGATTCTTCTATATGAAGAGTTAAAAGtgttgtttattaattttttattgttgaaacAGTTTTTTTAATCGATTTAACCACCATCGATCTGGTTTCCATGACATATGTAATCATAATATTGCTAAAACTATTTAAgtctcaaatatataaaatctcCTTTTGTATGACctattatatgtaatttaaatcaaactGAAAAATAACATTGTAGGTATAAAGAGTAAGTTTTCATCCTTGTAGTTATGATCTAAAGATTAGAttcttcctattttttctttaaaatttaattattacatctaattataaatattagttaaaataatattacatggCCAATTAATCACATCATTAatataactattaaaatatttcaacaaattTCCATACAAAATTTAGGTGGTTTATAATGACAATATAAAACTGTTTACAACATCTCTTAATTGCTTTTTTACTTGTTAAAATGGTTCCAAATTTGGAAGCCACATTATAGAACAATATTCTCTTATATAGAATTAAAATAGTATGCATGTAATGTAAAACCTCTACAATTACCAGCACCAACACTTGAGCctcaaaaatattgtttttgtatCTTAAGAGGTTGAAGATTCActgtttaaaatgtaataatcatgttgaaattttaaaactgtCTCTAAAATGAAATCATCTCCTTTGGCAAGTAACTGTACATTTTGTAGAGCACATTAAGTATTCATTTATGCTGCCAATAACCAAGAACAGTTTTTGCTTTTGCTTGAGGCAACAAAAGGAGCATGGAACTTGCATACTCAAACTTGTAATGTGAAGTTACCCTGTTACCCTATAGTCACAAAATGAAACTAAAGGATTTGACATTGTAGTGTAACATCAAAAGATTCCTCAAATAGAAGAGAGTTCTCCTATACGTGAATCAAGCTGATTGTGGGTTAAAACTTCCCTGGCACGTGAACTTCTATGTTGAAGTCGTTGGTGCAGTGTCTCAGACATGTGGTTGAAAAATTCAGTGTCCCATCTCTGAATCAATAAGGGATCTTCTGCATAGCATATGTATATGGATGTAACAGCACTTTCCACCACCACCATAGCTATTCCAACCTGAAAATACATGTATTTCATGAAACATGCACGCATCATACTACATACAAACAAATAACTGTAGGTcaaaacttcaaaattttcaattatatgtCAATTGATGATTTGATAATAGTGCACAGATCCTTCCACCAGTAATATATCttaataatctaaaaattcttACAACCATGCCGTTATTATTAACCAATTTTTAATTGGTTCACAAAAAATCAACTTCCACACATGGAATTTTCACCCCAGATTTGAGATTTCAAGTgtaaaaatagtgcaattcaacACCTGTACTACTACAATAGACTCAACAAACTTAGTTAAGATAACATGTGATATGCTTATACCTGATACTACAATATACCCAACAAACCAAGCTAAGATAAACTTTGATAAGCTATTATGCCACTTTAGAAAGTGGATTTTAAATGTAACTCAACCTAACGAAATTGAATAGAGGTGATATTTGCACCGTATTTATGTTTGGCTATATCTTTAGTTGATGTGAGATCCTGAACCAAACGTTCCACTCATTCCAATGCAAAAATCAGATTTCACAACAGGTTTTCTCAAAACAAGAAATTTCTGCTGAGCTAATGCAGAGTTTCACAATGAATGCATACAGATACTCACTAGCACAATgttttagcaaatacaaaaatcCACAACGAACAAACAAGCAAACATATAATCATAAATGATGATGAGCAAGGCATGCATTACACTAAGTTTTGTCATTTATATAGATTGCATTGAATTATAGCCCTTAAATAAATCTCTGTAGTTTAATCTTTGCAAAATGCTAGCAAAGATTACAACTTTGTTtactaaaacaaatatttggTGCTTTTGATGACAGAAATTTCTATAACAGCCCAAAACTTTAAACAAACTTACCAATACCATCCCCATGAGCATAGATGTCAACCCAATCATAAAAGCCCTGTCAGTCCATTTCATCCAGGCCCAAACACCAGAGCAAGTTCCAGTTATCAGGCCCCCAAATATGGTCCCCATTAGCAACACAGCACCTGAACAATCATACGCCACAATAGCTTCAACTCCAGTTGACTGGAATAACTCCCATGCATCTCTAGCAGATCGATTAAAGCTTTTACCATAAACTGCAATCTGCACAGTACATAACCATAAACCATAAACCATAAAGATTTCAAGTTTAAGATATTTGGGGTCTCTGCAAAACTAGCTTAGTTAATAAAACTCATATACttgataaatatgttttagataATCTTCTCTATAAGCATTTATAGGAGGAAAATAAGAAAGTAAAATCATTTGAGTTCCTCAGAAAAGTTAAAATCATTTAACTTTAATAAAGCTCTTTTATTTAACTTCACAAGCTGAGATGCACAAGTAGATTTCAacttatgaaaaacaaaacaaaatatttatttgacaaTCTTATATTCTTCTCCGTAAGTCTTCATGTAAAAATTTACCCAAAAATAACCCATATCAAAAATATACCCATCAAACTTGTGGAATTAAGCTAGaatgagtttattttgataagTAATATCAAGAAGCTTACCATAATAAGCCAAAactataaactatttttataggTCTCTTTTGGAAGGTCTTCTAATTCTAATGGCCTTAAGTAAAACTGTCATTGTATTTTCACTTTTAGCCTCAATATAGTAACATGTAGTTAAATTAGTTGAAAATCAGTAATATCTCTCTCTTAGAATTTCAGTTCTCACAGATGACACAAAATACATCATACACAGTGAATGATTGCTGATATAGACACAGAAGTCAACCTGAACATATGCATACTTGTTAAAGAATCGGACAAGAGTCTCCACAAGATGGAAGAGGAAATCAACACAGCAAAGCAAACACTCATTGTTGCCAATCTTTGACCGGATTCCTCTTATCTGGAAGTcatcaaaaattttgatgaatTAAAAGTACTAAATAAATAACCTCCTCCATAAACACAAAGGAAATGAATTTAAGATAATTCACAGAAAGTAAATGGTAGCTAATAGCTAATACCTCCCATCGCAGTGTCCTAATAGCTGCTGTGAATAATGATCCATAACAAATGCTGCCAAAAGATGTTGTTAAAGCATACTGTAAAGATTTCATTAAGGAGTTAGCAGGATTAGACTCAGCCTCTCTACCACCATGGATAGTAACACGAACCACAGTCCCAGACACTATGACATGCACAGTATTGCACAACACAGCTCCTGTCCAAAATAAGCTTACAGAGAGGACCTGCATTCATGAATTATCACAGTAATATCAGTTTATCAGATTATACAATCTGCTGCAACAAAATAACCAGTTCTAACAAGTGTGAACAAAACTTGCCACCTCACCACAAGAAGCCACCAGCGTCCACCATCACCTATGCTTGAAGCCACAACACCAGCAGCTCCAAATGACCATAAAGCCATCCATAAAAGTACAACAAGCATAAATGCATATGCCACTCTCATAACTTCAGGAAGATTCCATACCATCTTCACAGCCTTTTGCAGAACCAACATTGTAAATGGTAGTCTGGAGAAGAGAAAAGCATGAAGGTTTTAGAGAAAAGGCAGTAACAAAGATTGAGGAAAAACAGCAACAATTCAAACACAGAATACATTCATCAACACCATACCTGTCTATGACAGAAATCACATACAAGAACTGCAAGGTTGCCCCAATAGCAAAGGCAACACCCCAGAAAAACTGTTCAGCCCAGAAACACAAAACACTGATTACTGCAAGGTAAGTGGTGAGGATGTGCACAGACACCTTCATCATCTGGGTAGCGCGTGAGCCTAACAGCAACAACCAACTCCATCCAAGTGCGGTTCCAATGCCTCCTGCCACCGCATAAAGCGGCCAGTAATCCTCTGTCAAACCAGCTTCATTTTCCATAAACCGGTAGGTGTACTTATCAATGTCAAGCCTGTTCTTTTGCTTGAACCTGTTTAGGCCTAAAACCCCGAGAACCAAACCCAAACCAACCAAATGGATAACAAAGGTTCCTAGCCAGAACACGTCGTGCCACCGCCGCGGTTGCTCCATTTCTTGCCACCAAATCACTATCACTTCTTTGAAGCCCCACAATACATTTTCTCATAACAAAAACTATAATGCTTCATCTCTCACTACTCTTCACACAGAaaagcaaaaaataataaaaatacaaaaaggaAAGGTTATTATGGTATCTACATACAGATCACAATCAGAGACAGAGAGTAAACAGCTAAAAACTAacgttttcattttttttttcatctgagGTAagcaaaatcaataaaaattataaaaaaaaaatgtttcccCCCACGATCTCAAAGAGCCAgaaagaagatttttttttttaccatgaTTGAAAAGGAAAACTTTATGCCcttatgtgatatttttttctttaaagacggtaatcagaaaaagaaagaaagaagtgaTTTTGActtctgttttttgttttccaGTGAGGAGTAATTGAGGAAGAATAAgaccatgaaaaaaaataaaaactgaaaatgGTGATCGAAATCGAACAGATAAAGTGTACAGTGTGACCAAGGTACCTAATTGTTGGTGGTGGAACAATTGGAAGAGAATGAGGGAGAGTCCACCATAGTGAGAGAAGAAGA encodes:
- the LOC114174199 gene encoding CTL-like protein DDB_G0274487, yielding MEQPRRWHDVFWLGTFVIHLVGLGLVLGVLGLNRFKQKNRLDIDKYTYRFMENEAGLTEDYWPLYAVAGGIGTALGWSWLLLLGSRATQMMKVSVHILTTYLAVISVLCFWAEQFFWGVAFAIGATLQFLYVISVIDRLPFTMLVLQKAVKMVWNLPEVMRVAYAFMLVVLLWMALWSFGAAGVVASSIGDGGRWWLLVVLSVSLFWTGAVLCNTVHVIVSGTVVRVTIHGGREAESNPANSLMKSLQYALTTSFGSICYGSLFTAAIRTLRWEIRGIRSKIGNNECLLCCVDFLFHLVETLVRFFNKYAYVQIAVYGKSFNRSARDAWELFQSTGVEAIVAYDCSGAVLLMGTIFGGLITGTCSGVWAWMKWTDRAFMIGLTSMLMGMVLVGIAMVVVESAVTSIYICYAEDPLLIQRWDTEFFNHMSETLHQRLQHRSSRAREVLTHNQLDSRIGELSSI